The Nocardia vinacea genome contains the following window.
GGTGATAGGCCGACAGCGCGTTCGGGCTGGCGTAGACGACGATGCCCTCGGTATCGAGCCGGATGAAGCCGTCGCCCGCGCGCGGACTCGAGTGCGTTGCAGCGCGGTCCTCGGTGGTCGGAAAGGTGCCGTCGGCGATCATCTGGCACAGATCGTCGGCGCAGGCGACATAGGCGATCTCCAGCGTGCTACGCACCCGCGAGCGCTGCAGATCGGTATCGCGGCTGAGTACCGCGATGACATCGTCGCCGCAGCGCACCGGAATGGCCTCGCGGATGGCGTGCACCGGATGCGGATGGTAGACGCCCTCGGCCTCGACATCGCTGTCCGCGCGCACGACCTTGCCGGTCATCAGCGCATCGAAAACCTGCGGATGATCGGTCTGCGAGGTGGTTCTGCCGACCCGATCCTCCGGATGGACGGTGGGCGCGGTCGTCGGGCGACACTGTGCGACGCAGACGATGTCGGCGCCGTCGGTGATCGGTCCCGCACCGACCCACAGCAGCAGATCCGCAAAGGACAGATCGGCGAGCAGCTGCCAATCGCCGACCACCCGCTGCAGATGGTCCACGGCGACGCCGGGTAGGTCGGTGTGTTCGGCCAGTAGCTCACTCAGTGTCGCCATTTCGATCTACCCGCTTCAGAAGTTAAGAGATGACGGCGATTAGGTGCCCGGCCTTGATCGCATCGCCCTCTTTGACGCCGATCGAGGTCACCGTGCCACCGCTCTCGGCGAGCACCGGGATCTCCATTTTCATCGACTCGAGGATCACCAGGGTGTCGCCCTCGTGTACCTCGTCACCCTCGGCAACGACAACCTGCTGCACGACCGATACCAGCTCCGAGAGCACTTCCTCCGCCATGACACCCCATCCACTCGTTCGCC
Protein-coding sequences here:
- a CDS encoding biotin/lipoyl-binding carrier protein, yielding MAEEVLSELVSVVQQVVVAEGDEVHEGDTLVILESMKMEIPVLAESGGTVTSIGVKEGDAIKAGHLIAVIS